The segment TGCGAAAAGCGCAGGTCAGAACGCATTCGTCGAGGACTCCCCGAACCCTCCCCGAAAGCTCGGAGAAGGTTCGGCGCCTGGATCTAGGATCTTGGATCCTGGATCTCTTGTCCCTACGGGGCGCACGGCGCCCGCAGATGGCGTCTCGGCCAATCAGCTCGTCGGCGAGTACGTCGCCGCCTGCGACGAGCGCCCGCCCAGCGACGTGATCGGACACCTCGGCCGGATCACCAAGAAGCTCCTGGGCGAGGGCATCACCCCGGAGCACATCCGCGCCGGGCTGGCGAACTTCGCGGCCAACCCCAAGCACCCGAGCGTGCTGACCAGCATGGTCAACGAGGCCATGAACGCCCGCTCCGGCGGTTTGGCGCGACCGGGAATCCGGCCTAACGTGCCCGCCCACCAGGCGTGGACCAACCCGTCCAACGCCGCTGCCGCCTACGCCGAGGACCTGTGATGCGCACCCGTCACCGCGAACCGCAGACCATCGGCGAGGGCACCCTGGACCGGATGGCCCGGATCCTGGCCGCCCGCAACATCGACTCCGCCGCCGCACAGGCCGAGGAGCCCGAGCCGTACTCCCCGCTGGAGGCCCTGTCGGCCGGGATGCCCCCGCGCTACCGGGCCGCTGTCGCCGACCACCCCCAGGTCCTGGCCTGGGTCCGGACCGTCACCGAGGCCGCCGTCGCTCCCAACCAGGGAGCCAGGCGACAGGTCACCACCGGCCCCAGCCTGCTGATGGCCGGCGTCGTCGGCGCGGGCAAGACGCACCAGGCGTACGGCGCCGTCCGGCGGCTGGTGCAGAGTGGAGTCGGCGTGCGCTGGCGCGCGGCCACCGCCGCCGACCTGTACGCCGACCTGCGGCCCCGTCCCGGAGCCGACAGCGAGCGGGAGCTGGCGGCCGTCAGCCGCTGCCCGCTGCTGATCATCGACGACCTTGGCGCGGCCAAGGCCAGCGAGTGGGTCGAGGAAGTGACGTACCGGCTGATCAACCGCCGGTACAACTACGAGCTTCCGACCCTGATCACCACCAACCTGGCGATCAGTGACCTCCGGGCCCACCTCGGTGACCGCGTCGCATCCCGGCTCGCACAGATGACCACCCGGGTCGAGTTCGAGCCGGTCGACCGCAGACGCCACCGTCTCGCGGCCTGACCCGCCCCAGGCCAACATGCCGGGCCGCGCCCTCTGCGCGCCGCCCCGAGCACCTCCCCGACCCAGCGCACCTCTCCGCCAACGCCCCTGCGCGCGGAGAGCGATCGGAGCACCCCGCATGACCAGCACGACGATCCGCCCTGCTCGCCACCGGTCGCTCGGCGACCACACCTGGCAGGTCGATGCCGTCTGCCAGAGCACCGAGTACAACCCGGTGGACCCCGAGATCTTCTTCCCGGCCCCCGACGAGACCGACAAGATCACCGCAGCGAAGGCGCTGTGCGGCCAGTGCCCGGTCCGCCGCACCTGTCTGGACGCAGCCCTGGAAGGCAACGACACCGACGGCATCCGAGGCGGACTGACCGAGGAGGAGCGCGGACCTCTCCACGGGAAGATCGCCCACCGCCTCGACTACAGCCGTGTCAACGACACCATCGCCGGACGCGACGTCCACCTCACCACCGCCGAGCGCACTGCGGTCGTCCACGCCGCCTACCGCCACGGAGTGACCGAGCAGCGCCTGGCCTGGCTCCTGAAGATCAGCGGGGAGCACGCCAAGAAGCTCTACCGCGAACTCCGCCGTGCCCTGAGCCACCGAGACTTGAACCAGCCCGAGTCGGACACCGCCCCATCCGAGGCCGCCGGCGAGCACCTGGGCCGCGACGACTTCGGGACGGCGGCGTGACCGCCACGACCGTGCCGAAGACTGCGCACATATCCGGCTGGGACCGAGCGGCCGTCATCGCCCTCGGCGGCGCGGGGTGCGCCCTGTCGTACGACGCCCTCCAGCAGATGGCCGTCGCCATCCACATCCGAGGCTTCCTCACCTACCTCTTCCCCCTGGTGATCGACGGGTTCATCGCCTACGGCATCCGAGCCCTCCTGGTCCTCCGTGACGCACCCCTGCGCGCCCGGCTCTACGTCTGGACGCTCTTCGGCACGGCCACCGCCGCCAGCATCTGGGCCAACGCACTCCACGCGGTACGGCTCAACGAGGAAGCGGTCGCCGGCACCGGGCTGCGGCTCGGCAACACGGTGGTCGCGGTGCTGTCCACCATCGCCCCTCTCGCACTGGCCGGTGCCGTCCACCTCTACATCCTCATCGCCCGGAAGCCGGTCGGGCACGCTGACCGCGAGGACGTCGGTCAGACCGGTGACCTCGGTCAGGGTGACCGGCGCGACGGCATCGAGGTCACCCGGGCCGACCGGGTCGGTCAGCGACCGGAGTCCGGTCAGGTCGAAGCCGGACAGCCGGTCACTGACCCGACCGGCCGGCCCCCGCTGTCCCTGGAGAAGCGGGTGCCCGCTCCTCGGTCACTGACCGGGGGCAGTGACCCGGTGGACAGCGGTATCCCGGTCATCGGCCGTCCGGGCAACGCCGCCTCGGTCACTGGCCACCCCGGTCAGCCGGACAGGGGGGCTGACCGGGCGGGTCAGCCGGACGCGGTGCCGGGCACCGGCCTTCCGGCCACTCCGCCGGCGGTCACCGGTCACCCCGGTCAGCCGGACGAGGGCGCTGACCG is part of the Streptomyces sp. NBC_00250 genome and harbors:
- a CDS encoding DUF2637 domain-containing protein, with product MTATTVPKTAHISGWDRAAVIALGGAGCALSYDALQQMAVAIHIRGFLTYLFPLVIDGFIAYGIRALLVLRDAPLRARLYVWTLFGTATAASIWANALHAVRLNEEAVAGTGLRLGNTVVAVLSTIAPLALAGAVHLYILIARKPVGHADREDVGQTGDLGQGDRRDGIEVTRADRVGQRPESGQVEAGQPVTDPTGRPPLSLEKRVPAPRSLTGGSDPVDSGIPVIGRPGNAASVTGHPGQPDRGADRAGQPDAVPGTGLPATPPAVTGHPGQPDEGADRAGQPGTEPPVTGLPVTDREARTPSVRRSDPDTEELLKIARSAVRAEDKLTRKVVAQAIRGQQIPLSSDTLTALMAQLRQQHGQPVTSARN
- a CDS encoding WhiB family transcriptional regulator, whose protein sequence is MTSTTIRPARHRSLGDHTWQVDAVCQSTEYNPVDPEIFFPAPDETDKITAAKALCGQCPVRRTCLDAALEGNDTDGIRGGLTEEERGPLHGKIAHRLDYSRVNDTIAGRDVHLTTAERTAVVHAAYRHGVTEQRLAWLLKISGEHAKKLYRELRRALSHRDLNQPESDTAPSEAAGEHLGRDDFGTAA
- a CDS encoding ATP-binding protein, with the translated sequence MRTRHREPQTIGEGTLDRMARILAARNIDSAAAQAEEPEPYSPLEALSAGMPPRYRAAVADHPQVLAWVRTVTEAAVAPNQGARRQVTTGPSLLMAGVVGAGKTHQAYGAVRRLVQSGVGVRWRAATAADLYADLRPRPGADSERELAAVSRCPLLIIDDLGAAKASEWVEEVTYRLINRRYNYELPTLITTNLAISDLRAHLGDRVASRLAQMTTRVEFEPVDRRRHRLAA